A portion of the Ferviditalea candida genome contains these proteins:
- a CDS encoding response regulator transcription factor: MENRILVVDDDPSISKLIEFHLKLAGFEVQCVHDGDSVLNMVNDYRPSLIVLDVMLPKMDGIQVCRKLRGQNNMTPIIMLSALHEIPDKIVGLDNGADDYMTKPFSPQELISRIHSVVRRVRPFLPADEYESIQIGSIEIFPEQREVTVDGKSTELTPKEFELLYFLCKHKGKVMSRRQLLHGVWDYNFLEDTRIVDVHISHLRDKIEKNSRDPEYIITIRNVGYKLKDPGIGQASMA; this comes from the coding sequence ATGGAGAATCGAATTCTAGTCGTTGATGACGACCCATCCATTTCCAAGCTGATTGAATTTCATTTGAAATTGGCCGGGTTTGAAGTTCAATGCGTGCATGATGGGGATTCCGTATTGAATATGGTGAATGATTACCGGCCGTCGTTGATCGTCTTGGACGTCATGCTGCCGAAAATGGACGGTATTCAAGTTTGCCGGAAATTACGCGGCCAAAACAATATGACACCGATTATTATGCTGAGCGCGCTTCACGAGATTCCCGACAAGATCGTCGGATTGGATAACGGAGCCGATGATTATATGACCAAGCCGTTCAGTCCTCAGGAATTGATTTCCCGCATTCATTCCGTAGTGAGAAGAGTCAGGCCTTTCTTGCCAGCGGATGAATATGAGTCCATTCAAATCGGCAGCATTGAGATCTTTCCCGAACAAAGGGAAGTGACCGTTGACGGCAAGTCGACGGAGTTGACCCCGAAGGAATTTGAGCTGCTCTATTTTTTGTGCAAGCACAAAGGAAAAGTGATGAGCCGCAGGCAACTGCTTCATGGAGTGTGGGACTACAACTTTCTGGAGGACACACGCATCGTGGATGTCCACATCAGTCATCTGCGGGATAAAATCGAGAAGAATTCGCGTGATCCTGAATACATTATTACGATACGCAACGTGGGCTACAAGCTCAAAGACCCGGGGATCGGCCAGGCTTCCATGGCCTAG